One window from the genome of [Clostridium] celerecrescens 18A encodes:
- the murA gene encoding UDP-N-acetylglucosamine 1-carboxyvinyltransferase produces MSVIQVQGLRSLKGEIKIQGSKNAVLPMMAAAVLHKGTTVIHNVPRIQDVFCMLGILEHIGCICCFDGHSLTIDARDLTQAEIPEEYIKSMRSSIMLSGPLLGRTGNAVTSFPGGCSIGERPIDLHLSAFRKLGAIIEEKGDKLIVSANRLIGSHIYFPFPSVGATENALMSAVYAQGITVIHGAAKEPEIITLCEFLNNMGADIHGTGTSVLTVTGVSELCDSEFTVAGDRIVAGTYLMAVMAAEGDIVIQGIQPGHLASAISLADRMGAELKRYESCLEVSMRGRPDCVDVITEPYPGFPTDLQSQLMAVMASAKGTGRIKETIFEGRFGTAKELHKLGADIIIEGKRADIRGLYPLKGNRVTATDLRGGAALVVAGLACEGVTEIHECHHIERGYEDICRDLSSLGAAIRGMQ; encoded by the coding sequence TTGTCAGTCATACAGGTCCAGGGGTTACGATCCTTAAAAGGTGAGATAAAAATTCAGGGTTCTAAGAATGCTGTTCTGCCCATGATGGCAGCAGCGGTTCTCCATAAAGGTACAACAGTGATTCATAATGTCCCCAGGATACAGGATGTGTTCTGTATGCTGGGGATACTTGAGCATATTGGATGTATATGCTGCTTTGACGGCCATTCCTTGACAATTGATGCCCGTGATTTGACTCAGGCGGAGATACCGGAAGAGTATATAAAAAGCATGCGTTCTTCTATCATGCTCTCCGGTCCTTTGCTTGGAAGGACTGGCAATGCGGTCACCAGCTTCCCTGGTGGCTGTTCCATTGGAGAGCGCCCCATAGACTTACACTTATCTGCCTTTCGGAAACTTGGTGCGATCATTGAGGAGAAGGGTGATAAGCTTATAGTGTCAGCAAATCGGTTAATAGGCAGCCATATTTATTTTCCCTTTCCCAGCGTGGGGGCTACGGAAAATGCCCTGATGTCAGCTGTGTATGCCCAGGGGATAACCGTGATACATGGAGCAGCAAAGGAACCGGAGATCATCACACTATGTGAATTTTTAAACAATATGGGGGCTGACATACATGGAACCGGTACTTCCGTTCTGACAGTCACAGGCGTAAGTGAGCTTTGTGATTCTGAATTTACAGTGGCAGGAGACAGAATTGTCGCAGGAACCTATTTAATGGCTGTCATGGCTGCTGAGGGAGATATCGTAATACAGGGAATTCAACCCGGACATTTAGCTTCCGCCATCTCTCTTGCCGATAGAATGGGCGCGGAACTGAAACGGTATGAAAGCTGCCTGGAAGTATCCATGAGGGGACGCCCCGATTGTGTAGATGTCATAACAGAACCCTATCCGGGCTTTCCCACGGACCTTCAGTCCCAGTTAATGGCGGTCATGGCATCTGCAAAAGGTACCGGCAGAATTAAAGAAACGATCTTTGAGGGAAGATTTGGAACTGCAAAGGAGTTGCATAAGCTTGGCGCAGATATTATAATAGAGGGGAAGCGGGCTGACATACGCGGACTTTATCCTTTAAAGGGAAACCGCGTAACAGCTACGGACCTGCGGGGAGGCGCGGCTCTTGTAGTTGCAGGGCTGGCATGTGAGGGCGTGACTGAGATTCATGAGTGCCATCATATTGAACGAGGTTATGAAGACATCTGCCGTGACTTGAGCAGTCTTGGTGCAGCGATCAGAGGGATGCAATGA
- a CDS encoding cell division protein FtsQ/DivIB: MNDLKKSRRKIKFGITAAVILLGTAIFLSLQIRNITVSGNKKYTSEQIVDILFKDSWDRNAVFCLYKDRFKKHEQIPFVEDYKIVFLSPVRVEVIVYEKSVVGYVSYMGSYMYFDKDGIVVESSSGKLEGVPWVTGLQFGHIALHQPLPVEKGKIFNEILNLTQLLSTKAIPVDQIRYDSRGDATLVMGDIRVFLGSYDQMNGKISELKDQLPVLEGLSGTLYLDTYDEAETVTSYRFVKN; encoded by the coding sequence ATGAATGATTTAAAAAAGAGCAGAAGAAAAATAAAATTTGGAATCACAGCTGCCGTGATCTTGTTGGGAACTGCCATTTTTTTGTCGCTGCAGATCAGGAATATTACGGTGAGCGGTAATAAAAAATATACATCGGAACAGATCGTTGATATTTTGTTCAAGGACAGCTGGGACCGGAATGCGGTTTTTTGTCTCTATAAGGATCGTTTTAAGAAGCATGAACAGATCCCTTTTGTAGAAGATTATAAAATCGTATTCCTGAGCCCGGTAAGAGTGGAAGTGATCGTCTATGAGAAATCGGTGGTAGGCTATGTGTCCTATATGGGCAGCTATATGTATTTTGATAAGGACGGGATCGTGGTAGAAAGTTCCAGCGGAAAGCTGGAAGGAGTTCCTTGGGTCACGGGGCTGCAGTTTGGGCATATTGCCCTGCACCAGCCCCTTCCGGTGGAAAAGGGGAAGATTTTCAATGAAATTCTAAACCTGACTCAGCTTTTATCAACGAAGGCAATTCCTGTTGACCAGATCCGTTATGATTCCCGGGGGGACGCTACTCTTGTTATGGGAGATATCCGTGTTTTCCTTGGAAGCTATGACCAGATGAATGGAAAAATCTCTGAGCTGAAGGATCAGCTTCCTGTTTTAGAAGGTTTGTCAGGGACTCTATATCTGGATACCTATGATGAGGCGGAAACAGTCACATCTTACCGTTTTGTGAAGAATTAA